In Thermococcus camini, a genomic segment contains:
- a CDS encoding ATP synthase subunit A has product MGRIIRVTGPLVVADDMKGSKMYEVVRVGEMGLIGEIIRLEGDRAVIQVYEETAGIRPGEPVEGTGASLSVELGPGLLTAMYDGIQRPLDALRDLSGDFIARGLTAPALPRDKKWHFTPRVKVGDRVVGGDVLGVVPETSIIEHKILVPPWVEGEIVEIAEEGDYTVEEVIAKVKKPDGSIEELKMYHKWPVRVKRPYKNKLPPEVPLITGQRTIDTFFSQAKGGTAAIPGPFGSGKTVTQHQLAKWSDAQIVVYIGCGERGNEMTDVLEEFPKLKDPKTGKPLMERTVLIANTSNMPVAAREASIYTGITIAEYFRDMGYDVALMADSTSRWAEALREISGRLEEMPGEEGYPAYLASKIAEFYERAGRVVTLGSEERVGSVSVIGAVSPPGGDFSEPVVQNTLRVVKVFWALDADLARRRHFPAINWLRSYSLYVDSIKDWWHQNVDPEWKAMRDRAMELLQKEAELQEIVRIVGPDALPDREKAVLIVTRMIREDYLQQDAFDEVDTYCPPKKQVTMMRVILNFYDKTMEAVDRGVPVDEIAKLPVREKIGRMKYEPDLEKVRALMDETNAQFEELFKRYGA; this is encoded by the coding sequence ATGGGAAGGATAATTCGTGTTACGGGTCCCCTGGTCGTCGCCGACGATATGAAGGGTTCCAAGATGTACGAGGTCGTTCGCGTCGGCGAAATGGGTCTCATAGGAGAAATCATCCGCCTTGAGGGTGACAGGGCTGTTATCCAGGTCTACGAGGAGACCGCAGGTATAAGACCGGGTGAGCCGGTCGAGGGAACCGGTGCCTCCCTGAGCGTTGAGCTCGGTCCCGGACTGCTCACCGCCATGTACGATGGAATTCAGAGACCGCTTGATGCCCTCAGGGACCTCAGCGGAGACTTCATAGCCAGAGGTCTCACCGCCCCGGCCCTTCCGAGGGACAAGAAGTGGCACTTCACGCCCAGGGTCAAGGTCGGCGACAGGGTTGTTGGCGGCGACGTGCTCGGTGTCGTTCCCGAGACGAGCATCATCGAGCACAAGATCCTCGTTCCCCCGTGGGTTGAGGGAGAGATAGTCGAGATAGCCGAGGAGGGCGACTACACCGTCGAGGAGGTCATAGCCAAGGTCAAGAAGCCGGACGGGAGCATCGAGGAGCTCAAGATGTACCACAAGTGGCCCGTCCGTGTTAAGAGGCCCTACAAGAACAAGCTCCCGCCGGAGGTTCCGCTTATCACGGGACAGAGGACCATAGACACCTTCTTCAGCCAGGCCAAGGGTGGAACCGCCGCCATTCCTGGCCCGTTCGGAAGTGGAAAGACCGTTACCCAGCACCAGCTCGCCAAGTGGAGTGACGCTCAGATCGTTGTTTACATAGGCTGCGGTGAGCGCGGAAACGAGATGACGGATGTGCTTGAGGAGTTCCCGAAGCTCAAGGACCCGAAGACTGGAAAGCCGCTCATGGAGAGGACCGTTCTCATAGCCAACACCTCGAACATGCCGGTCGCGGCCAGGGAGGCTTCAATCTACACCGGAATCACCATCGCCGAGTACTTCAGGGACATGGGCTACGACGTCGCTCTCATGGCCGACTCCACGAGCAGATGGGCGGAGGCTCTGCGTGAGATTTCGGGCCGTCTCGAGGAGATGCCCGGTGAGGAGGGTTATCCAGCTTACCTCGCGAGCAAGATAGCAGAGTTCTACGAGCGTGCCGGTCGTGTCGTGACCCTTGGAAGCGAGGAGAGGGTAGGAAGCGTTTCGGTCATAGGTGCCGTTTCGCCGCCCGGTGGAGACTTCAGCGAGCCGGTCGTCCAGAACACTTTGAGAGTCGTCAAGGTCTTCTGGGCGCTCGATGCAGACCTTGCTCGCAGGAGGCACTTCCCGGCCATCAACTGGCTCAGGAGCTACTCGCTCTACGTGGACTCCATCAAGGACTGGTGGCACCAGAACGTTGATCCGGAATGGAAGGCCATGCGCGACAGGGCCATGGAGCTCCTTCAGAAGGAGGCCGAGCTCCAGGAGATCGTCAGGATCGTTGGTCCGGACGCCCTCCCGGACAGGGAGAAGGCGGTGCTCATCGTCACCAGGATGATACGTGAGGACTACCTCCAGCAGGACGCCTTCGACGAGGTTGACACCTACTGCCCGCCGAAGAAGCAGGTCACCATGATGAGGGTTATCCTCAACTTCTATGACAAGACCATGGAGGCCGTGGACAGGGGCGTTCCGGTTGACGAGATAGCCAAGCTCCCGGTCAGGGAGAAGATAGGACGTATGAAGTACGAGCCCGACCTTGAGAAGGTCAGGGCTCTCATGGATGAGACAAACGCTCAGTTTGAGGAGCTCTTCAAGAGGTACGGGGCGTGA
- a CDS encoding V-type ATP synthase subunit D codes for MAELLNVKPTRMELLNLKRRIKLAKKGHKLLKDKQDALIMEFFTIYDEALQLREELGRKMDEAFRALQAAEIDVGMLRLKEISLSVEPNREVEIKRRNVMGVPVPLIESESFRRSADERGYAFVSSSAKVDLAAGKFEEVLDLAVRLAEVEETLKRLAKEIEVTKRRVNALEYIIIPRMEATVKFIKQRLDEMERENFFRLKRVKALIEARTQAEGS; via the coding sequence ATGGCAGAGCTGCTCAACGTCAAGCCCACCCGTATGGAGCTCCTGAACCTCAAGAGGCGCATTAAGCTAGCCAAGAAGGGTCACAAGCTCCTCAAGGACAAGCAGGATGCGCTCATCATGGAGTTCTTCACAATATACGATGAGGCGCTCCAGCTCAGGGAGGAGCTTGGGAGGAAAATGGACGAGGCTTTCAGAGCCCTTCAGGCGGCGGAGATAGACGTGGGAATGCTTCGTCTCAAGGAGATAAGCCTCAGCGTCGAGCCCAACAGGGAGGTCGAGATAAAGCGGAGGAACGTGATGGGTGTTCCGGTTCCGCTCATCGAGTCGGAGTCCTTCAGGAGGAGCGCGGACGAGAGAGGCTACGCCTTCGTTTCCAGCTCGGCCAAGGTCGACCTCGCCGCCGGGAAGTTCGAGGAGGTTCTTGACCTGGCCGTCCGCCTGGCCGAGGTGGAGGAGACCCTTAAGAGGCTCGCGAAGGAGATCGAGGTCACAAAGAGGCGCGTCAATGCCCTTGAGTACATCATAATCCCGCGCATGGAGGCCACGGTGAAGTTCATCAAGCAGCGCCTCGACGAGATGGAGCGCGAGAACTTCTTCAGGCTCAAGAGGGTCAAGGCCCTCATCGAGGCCAGAACCCAGGCCGAGGGCTCCTGA
- a CDS encoding V-type ATP synthase subunit E, protein MDGAELIIQEINREAEQKIQYILSEAQKEAEQIKEEARKRAEARAEWIMRKAQTQAEIERQRIVANARLEVRKKRLAVQEELIQEVITALRERLAELPDEEYFPMLVDLAVQAVGELGSESVVVRSNERTLKLLSERADEFRKSLGERLGREIEVSLGEPVGTIGGLVVETPDGAVRVDNTFEARIERFEGELRAEIAKALFG, encoded by the coding sequence ATGGATGGAGCAGAGCTGATCATTCAGGAGATAAACAGGGAAGCGGAGCAGAAGATACAGTACATCCTCAGTGAGGCCCAGAAGGAAGCGGAGCAGATCAAGGAGGAAGCACGGAAGAGGGCCGAGGCCAGGGCCGAGTGGATAATGAGGAAGGCCCAGACCCAGGCAGAGATAGAGAGGCAGAGGATAGTAGCCAACGCCCGCCTCGAGGTCAGGAAGAAGAGGCTCGCCGTTCAGGAGGAGCTCATCCAGGAGGTCATCACCGCGCTTCGTGAGAGGCTTGCGGAGCTTCCCGACGAGGAGTACTTCCCGATGCTCGTTGACCTTGCGGTTCAGGCTGTTGGGGAGCTCGGTTCCGAGAGCGTCGTCGTTCGCTCCAACGAGAGGACTCTGAAGCTCCTCTCAGAGAGGGCCGATGAGTTCAGAAAATCCCTGGGCGAGAGGCTCGGCAGGGAGATCGAGGTGAGCCTCGGGGAGCCAGTCGGCACCATAGGCGGCCTCGTCGTTGAGACCCCCGACGGCGCGGTTAGGGTTGACAACACTTTCGAGGCCAGGATAGAGAGGTTTGAAGGCGAGCTCAGGGCGGAGATAGCCAAGGCTCTCTTCGGGTGA
- a CDS encoding ATP synthase subunit B: MPGMEYSTVSKIYGPLMIVQGVKGVAYGEVVEIETERGEKRKGQVLEARENLAIVQVFEGTRDLDVKTTRVRFTGETLKVPVSMDMLGRVFNGIGKPIDGGPEIIPEDRRDVHGAPLNPVARAYPRDFIQTGVSAIDGMNTLIRGQKLPIFSGSGLPHNMLAAQIARQAKVLGEEEQFAVVFAAMGITYEEANFFKKSFEETGAIERAVLFLNLADDPAIERIITPRMALTVAEYLAFDYDMQVLVILTDMTNYAEALREISAAREEVPGRRGYPGYMYTDLATIYERAGRVRGRKGSITQVPILTMPDDDITHPIPDLTGYITEGQIVLSRDLHRKGIYPPIDVLPSLSRLMKDGIGKGMTRDDHPQLSQQLYAAYAEGRSLRDLVAVVGEEALSETDRKYLKFAERFEKEFVAQRYDEDRSIEETLDLGWELLAELPESELKRVRKEYILKYHPKYRKREG; the protein is encoded by the coding sequence ATGCCGGGAATGGAGTACTCAACCGTTAGCAAGATTTACGGGCCGCTCATGATAGTCCAGGGTGTCAAGGGCGTCGCCTACGGTGAGGTCGTTGAGATAGAAACCGAGAGGGGTGAGAAGAGGAAGGGTCAGGTCCTCGAGGCAAGGGAGAACCTTGCCATCGTCCAGGTCTTCGAGGGAACGAGAGACCTCGACGTCAAAACGACCCGCGTCCGCTTCACCGGAGAGACTCTCAAGGTCCCGGTCAGCATGGACATGCTCGGAAGGGTCTTCAACGGTATCGGAAAGCCGATCGACGGCGGACCGGAGATCATCCCTGAGGACAGGCGCGACGTCCACGGTGCTCCCCTCAACCCCGTCGCCCGTGCCTACCCGAGGGACTTCATCCAGACAGGTGTCTCCGCCATAGACGGAATGAACACCCTCATCCGCGGTCAAAAGTTACCAATCTTCAGCGGTTCCGGTCTTCCGCACAACATGCTCGCGGCCCAGATAGCCAGGCAGGCGAAGGTCCTTGGTGAGGAGGAGCAGTTCGCCGTCGTCTTCGCGGCCATGGGTATCACCTACGAAGAAGCCAACTTCTTCAAGAAGAGCTTCGAGGAGACCGGTGCTATCGAGAGGGCGGTCCTGTTCCTTAACCTCGCCGACGACCCGGCCATCGAGCGCATCATCACCCCGCGTATGGCCCTGACGGTTGCTGAGTACCTCGCTTTCGACTACGACATGCAGGTGCTCGTTATCCTCACGGACATGACCAACTACGCCGAGGCCCTGCGTGAGATTTCCGCGGCGAGAGAAGAGGTTCCGGGCAGGCGCGGTTATCCGGGTTACATGTACACCGACTTAGCTACCATCTACGAGCGCGCCGGTCGCGTCAGGGGCAGGAAGGGTTCCATCACCCAGGTGCCCATCCTGACGATGCCCGACGACGACATAACCCACCCGATTCCGGATCTGACCGGCTACATCACCGAGGGACAGATAGTCCTCAGCAGGGACCTCCACAGGAAGGGTATCTACCCGCCCATTGATGTCCTTCCGTCACTCAGCCGTCTGATGAAGGACGGTATCGGTAAGGGCATGACCCGTGACGATCACCCGCAGCTCAGCCAGCAGCTCTACGCGGCCTACGCCGAAGGAAGGTCGCTCAGGGACCTCGTCGCCGTCGTTGGTGAAGAAGCTCTGAGCGAGACCGACAGGAAGTACCTCAAGTTCGCCGAGCGCTTCGAGAAGGAGTTCGTCGCCCAGCGCTACGACGAGGACAGGAGCATCGAGGAGACCCTCGACCTCGGCTGGGAGCTCCTTGCCGAGCTTCCGGAGAGCGAGCTCAAGCGTGTCAGGAAGGAGTACATCCTCAAGTACCACCCCAAGTACAGGAAGAGGGAGGGCTGA
- a CDS encoding alanyl-tRNA editing protein has protein sequence MTEKLFYADAYLREAEAVIRNVEVERGRVRILLDRTIFYPEGGGQPSDRGTIVGEGFRILVEGVSGKEEVWHEGKLEGRLPEPGESVRLLLDWDWRYENMRQHTGQHILSAVLKELYDANTTGFQIFGTHNKIEIDYPGELTWEMILEAERRANEVAWRNFPVQVEVYRKLPEELRKQLRKELSDKVKPPIRIVSIPGVDVIPCGGTHVRNTGEVGIIKVVRFYRKSRKLWRIEFVCGGRALGYLDELLSDYWRSLDEMPNKNRPLAERVRELKAEVKRLEEEKDDLRRELWRWKAKALLEEAREINGIKVVSYIEEAPMKDAQAFVVYLVDKNPNTVALVAGENYVIFAKNESVEGISMKELLREVLSEAGGGGGGSEVLARGGGFAASPEEVLELALEKLRGKLST, from the coding sequence ATGACTGAGAAGCTGTTCTATGCCGACGCTTACCTCAGGGAGGCCGAGGCGGTAATCAGGAACGTTGAAGTTGAGAGGGGAAGGGTCCGGATTCTCCTTGACAGGACGATATTCTACCCCGAGGGCGGCGGCCAGCCCTCGGACAGGGGAACGATAGTGGGCGAGGGCTTCAGGATTCTCGTGGAGGGCGTCAGTGGCAAGGAGGAGGTATGGCATGAGGGGAAGCTTGAAGGCCGCCTTCCCGAACCCGGGGAATCCGTGAGGCTGCTCCTCGATTGGGATTGGCGTTACGAGAACATGCGCCAGCACACGGGACAGCACATACTCTCCGCGGTTCTCAAGGAACTCTACGACGCCAACACGACCGGCTTCCAGATATTCGGGACCCACAACAAGATAGAGATTGACTATCCCGGCGAGCTCACTTGGGAGATGATTCTCGAAGCCGAGAGGAGGGCGAACGAGGTAGCATGGCGCAACTTCCCGGTTCAGGTCGAGGTTTACCGGAAGCTCCCCGAAGAGCTCCGGAAGCAACTTCGGAAGGAGCTGTCTGATAAGGTGAAGCCGCCCATAAGGATAGTCTCGATCCCTGGTGTCGATGTAATACCCTGCGGCGGAACCCACGTGCGGAACACCGGCGAGGTGGGCATCATAAAGGTCGTCAGGTTCTACCGCAAGAGCAGGAAGCTCTGGAGGATAGAGTTCGTCTGCGGCGGCAGGGCGCTGGGGTACCTCGATGAACTCCTGAGCGACTACTGGAGATCCCTGGACGAGATGCCCAACAAGAACCGCCCCCTGGCCGAGCGGGTGAGGGAGCTTAAGGCAGAGGTAAAGCGCCTGGAGGAGGAAAAGGACGACCTCAGAAGGGAGCTCTGGAGGTGGAAGGCTAAGGCACTTCTGGAAGAGGCCAGGGAGATCAACGGAATCAAAGTCGTCTCGTACATTGAAGAGGCACCGATGAAGGACGCCCAGGCCTTTGTAGTTTACTTAGTGGACAAGAACCCGAACACGGTGGCCCTGGTGGCCGGGGAGAACTACGTGATATTTGCCAAGAACGAGAGCGTTGAGGGAATCTCGATGAAGGAGCTGCTCAGGGAGGTTCTGTCAGAGGCCGGTGGCGGCGGAGGTGGCAGTGAAGTGCTCGCAAGGGGAGGCGGCTTTGCAGCATCGCCGGAGGAGGTTCTGGAGCTGGCCCTTGAAAAATTGAGGGGGAAGCTTTCGACCTAA
- a CDS encoding V-type ATP synthase subunit K (produces ATP from ADP in the presence of a proton gradient across the membrane; the K subunit is a nonenzymatic component which binds the dimeric form by interacting with the G and E subunits) gives MDPIVYVSLGAALAAGLAGAASAFGVGIAGAAAAGVVAEDERNFKNALILEGLPMTQSIYGLITLFLILMVSGILGGGFKFTDPSNMDNIVKSAILLGAGLVVGLTGLSAIPQGIIASAGIGAVAKNPKTFTQGIIFAAMAETMAIFGLVGALIMIVTGVGF, from the coding sequence ATGGACCCGATAGTTTACGTATCCCTTGGAGCCGCCCTCGCGGCCGGTCTCGCCGGAGCCGCTTCGGCCTTCGGTGTTGGTATAGCAGGTGCAGCGGCAGCTGGAGTCGTCGCCGAGGACGAGAGGAACTTCAAGAACGCCCTCATCCTTGAGGGTCTTCCAATGACCCAGAGTATATACGGCCTCATTACCCTGTTCCTCATCCTGATGGTCTCGGGAATCCTCGGTGGCGGCTTCAAGTTCACCGACCCGAGCAACATGGACAACATCGTTAAGAGCGCCATACTCCTCGGTGCCGGCCTCGTGGTTGGTCTCACCGGCCTCTCCGCCATCCCGCAGGGTATCATCGCCAGTGCCGGTATCGGTGCCGTCGCCAAGAACCCGAAGACCTTCACCCAGGGAATCATCTTCGCCGCTATGGCCGAGACCATGGCCATCTTCGGTCTCGTCGGTGCCCTGATCATGATAGTTACCGGAGTCGGCTTCTGA
- a CDS encoding V-type ATP synthase subunit F: MKIAVLGDRDTALGFKLAGAHEVYSFEDTPLELERLRNKLRELIERGDVGIILITERFAQRVEIPEVTLPIILQVPDKSGSRFGEEAIKEIVRRAIGVELKR, translated from the coding sequence ATGAAGATAGCCGTGCTCGGGGACAGGGACACGGCGCTGGGGTTCAAACTCGCCGGCGCCCATGAGGTTTATTCCTTTGAGGACACGCCTCTCGAGCTGGAGAGGCTCAGGAACAAGCTCAGGGAGCTTATCGAGAGGGGCGACGTGGGAATAATACTCATAACGGAGAGGTTCGCCCAGAGGGTTGAGATACCCGAGGTTACGCTTCCGATCATCCTTCAGGTGCCGGACAAGTCCGGCTCTAGGTTCGGCGAAGAGGCGATTAAGGAGATAGTTAGGAGGGCAATTGGTGTTGAGCTGAAGAGGTGA
- a CDS encoding V-type ATP synthase subunit C: MEPGAVSGILDTTLAVVFTWVGYKTARIIWKYTPYSYPNARIRAMEAKLLTEQRFNELAESRTLQNFVVGLEDTDYRDYFSDLSSYDVESIERALERALAGTYELMIKILPKRSAPFFRLMLEEWDVRNVASVVKAKLAGEPASDYVVEIGTMLPKIKAIAGAKTMEEILVVLEGTPYEEPYQKLILGEITPREFETELYRMHYGKLLSYALSRKEDERVILEEFVRLKIDKLNILTVLRAKAAGMSAEDIRPMLIPGGSVRLDPLLHVDDLGMALAELDSTKYGPVIRDVREEVERDLSILERALERHILTRVNELNRFYPLSVAAPLGYVLQKEREVRRLRAIAKLISDGLEPERIKEMAGDAA, translated from the coding sequence ATGGAACCAGGAGCGGTGAGCGGAATACTGGACACTACCCTTGCAGTGGTGTTCACGTGGGTGGGGTACAAAACGGCCAGGATAATCTGGAAATACACGCCCTACTCCTATCCGAACGCCAGGATAAGGGCGATGGAGGCGAAGCTCCTCACCGAGCAGAGGTTCAACGAGCTTGCCGAGAGCAGGACGCTCCAGAACTTCGTCGTCGGTCTTGAGGACACCGACTACAGGGATTACTTCTCCGATCTCTCCAGCTACGACGTTGAGTCCATAGAGAGGGCCCTGGAGAGAGCCCTGGCCGGAACCTATGAGCTGATGATTAAAATCCTCCCGAAGAGGTCCGCCCCCTTCTTCAGGCTCATGCTTGAGGAGTGGGACGTCAGGAACGTGGCGAGCGTCGTCAAGGCCAAGCTCGCGGGCGAACCGGCCAGTGATTACGTCGTCGAAATCGGAACCATGCTCCCGAAGATCAAGGCCATTGCAGGGGCCAAGACCATGGAGGAGATACTCGTCGTGCTCGAGGGCACCCCATACGAGGAGCCCTACCAGAAGCTCATCCTCGGGGAGATAACCCCCAGGGAGTTTGAGACCGAGCTCTACAGGATGCACTACGGCAAGCTGCTCAGCTATGCCCTCTCCAGGAAGGAGGATGAACGCGTCATCCTTGAAGAGTTCGTCAGGCTGAAGATAGACAAACTGAACATCCTCACCGTCCTCAGGGCCAAGGCCGCTGGAATGTCTGCAGAGGATATCAGGCCCATGCTCATACCCGGCGGAAGCGTCAGGCTCGACCCACTCCTGCACGTGGACGACCTGGGCATGGCGCTGGCCGAGCTTGACTCCACCAAGTACGGCCCGGTCATCAGGGACGTCAGGGAGGAGGTCGAGAGGGACCTGAGCATCCTCGAGAGGGCCCTTGAGAGGCATATCCTCACTCGCGTGAACGAGCTCAACAGGTTCTACCCGCTCAGCGTGGCCGCGCCGCTCGGCTACGTCCTCCAGAAGGAGCGCGAGGTCAGGAGACTCAGGGCCATAGCCAAGCTCATCAGCGACGGCCTCGAGCCAGAGAGGATAAAGGAGATGGCGGGTGATGCCGCATGA
- a CDS encoding V-type ATP synthase subunit I, protein MFKPEEMVKIEVITLNRYKDSLLTYLHENGVIEIRELSVDVAQKDSPNEYHRKAASYSITISRLVDFLKVHKKQTGGGIREFIFPSERAKKKYRYEGIEKLIKDVEAFLATVEPEIKAVEGKITSTQTEIERIKNDIAILELLSAINLDVSYLKSTDMLEIIVGTVDRNKFRPLVEEVGKATDGRAVVVSREFKDKILAVFAFLKRDYEKANPILAKYSLERLEVPEGEGTPRELISVYEEKLRAKEEELESAKKDAEMLAEKYYDDVVFYQELMENERDKSTVLPMLARTNMTFALTGWLPRADVPRVLEGIKRVTENRAYINVREPSKEELDEIPIKLKNPSWARPFEMLTEMYGVPKYDEIDPTPIITFTYSFFFGFMLTDFMYGLIIAIIAALLVKGHKKFNDGTYKFSYTLLISSFFTMIMGAIFGSYFGNALDLAGFTVPRVWDTFQDALVVLQLALAIGIAHLFLGYTLGFVVKFKNGDRKGAILDQMSWMLIILGIVTLVLGTNSPSAGTAGKALFGIGLVLFAIGEIVNNGGLAVLLIISDFFGFVGSWLSYARLMALALATAGIAMVINILVQMVWGVSIGPVPIGIVIGLILFAGGQLFSVAINALGAFVHSLRLQYVEFFGTFYSGEGKPFEPFRAKREVSELEFEA, encoded by the coding sequence ATGTTCAAGCCTGAAGAGATGGTCAAAATAGAGGTCATCACGCTCAACCGCTACAAGGACAGTCTTCTCACCTACCTCCACGAGAACGGCGTGATCGAGATAAGGGAGCTCAGCGTTGACGTGGCCCAGAAGGACTCGCCGAACGAGTACCACAGGAAGGCCGCCTCGTACAGCATAACCATATCCAGGCTCGTCGATTTTCTCAAGGTGCATAAGAAGCAGACCGGGGGCGGCATAAGGGAGTTCATCTTCCCGAGTGAGAGGGCGAAGAAGAAGTACAGGTACGAGGGCATAGAAAAGCTCATCAAGGACGTTGAGGCGTTCCTGGCCACTGTGGAGCCGGAGATAAAGGCAGTTGAGGGCAAGATAACCTCCACCCAGACCGAGATCGAGAGGATAAAGAACGACATCGCGATTCTTGAGCTCCTCTCGGCCATCAACCTCGACGTTTCATACCTCAAATCGACCGACATGCTCGAGATAATCGTCGGAACCGTTGACAGGAACAAGTTCAGGCCCCTCGTTGAGGAGGTCGGGAAGGCCACCGATGGAAGGGCCGTTGTCGTCTCCAGGGAGTTCAAGGACAAGATTCTGGCGGTCTTCGCTTTCCTCAAGCGCGACTACGAGAAGGCCAACCCGATACTCGCCAAGTACTCCCTCGAAAGGCTCGAAGTTCCAGAGGGTGAGGGAACGCCGAGGGAGCTCATATCGGTTTACGAGGAGAAGCTCCGCGCCAAGGAGGAAGAGCTTGAGAGCGCCAAGAAGGACGCCGAGATGCTGGCAGAGAAGTACTACGACGATGTCGTCTTCTACCAGGAGCTGATGGAGAACGAGCGCGACAAGTCAACCGTGCTTCCGATGCTCGCCAGAACCAACATGACCTTTGCTTTAACCGGATGGCTCCCCAGAGCCGATGTTCCCAGGGTTCTCGAGGGGATAAAGAGGGTTACCGAGAACAGGGCATATATCAACGTCCGCGAGCCAAGCAAAGAAGAGCTCGACGAGATTCCGATAAAACTGAAAAATCCATCCTGGGCCAGGCCATTTGAGATGCTCACCGAGATGTACGGCGTTCCAAAGTACGACGAGATAGACCCCACCCCGATAATAACCTTCACCTACTCGTTCTTCTTCGGATTCATGCTCACAGACTTCATGTACGGCCTCATAATAGCCATAATAGCGGCCCTCCTCGTCAAGGGGCACAAGAAGTTCAACGACGGCACCTACAAGTTCTCCTACACCCTGCTCATCAGTTCGTTCTTCACCATGATTATGGGCGCCATCTTCGGCAGCTACTTCGGCAACGCCCTCGACCTCGCTGGATTCACCGTTCCGCGCGTCTGGGACACCTTCCAGGATGCCCTCGTGGTGCTCCAGCTGGCACTTGCGATAGGCATAGCCCACCTGTTCCTCGGCTACACCCTCGGCTTCGTGGTCAAGTTCAAGAACGGCGACAGGAAAGGCGCTATACTCGATCAGATGTCATGGATGCTCATAATTCTGGGAATAGTCACCCTTGTCCTTGGAACCAACAGCCCGAGCGCCGGAACCGCCGGCAAGGCGCTCTTTGGGATAGGTCTGGTGCTCTTCGCCATAGGGGAGATAGTCAACAACGGCGGGCTGGCGGTGCTGCTGATAATCTCGGACTTCTTCGGCTTCGTGGGAAGCTGGCTCAGCTACGCGAGGCTGATGGCGCTGGCCCTAGCGACGGCGGGAATAGCGATGGTCATCAACATCCTCGTGCAGATGGTCTGGGGTGTGAGCATAGGCCCCGTTCCAATAGGCATAGTTATAGGTCTCATACTCTTTGCCGGCGGCCAGCTGTTTTCGGTCGCCATCAACGCCCTCGGAGCGTTCGTCCACTCGCTCCGTCTGCAGTACGTTGAATTTTTCGGAACGTTCTATTCAGGTGAAGGTAAACCCTTCGAGCCCTTCAGGGCAAAAAGAGAAGTTTCCGAGTTGGAGTTTGAAGCTTAA
- a CDS encoding V-type ATP synthase subunit H: MEDVIKQIVDAEKQAEARIEKAKEDAREIVLKAREEARLLEREIIGGAEARAEALVEKARAEGEEEAKKVLEEGNAEIEELKVKATNNFERAISAGIALVRGS, translated from the coding sequence ATGGAGGACGTCATCAAGCAGATTGTTGATGCAGAGAAGCAGGCCGAGGCACGCATTGAAAAGGCCAAAGAGGACGCCAGGGAGATAGTGCTTAAGGCCCGCGAGGAGGCCAGGCTTCTCGAGAGGGAGATTATAGGGGGCGCTGAGGCCCGGGCGGAAGCCCTCGTCGAGAAGGCCCGTGCCGAAGGCGAGGAAGAGGCCAAAAAGGTCCTCGAGGAGGGCAACGCTGAGATTGAGGAGCTCAAGGTGAAGGCCACCAACAACTTTGAGAGGGCCATCTCTGCTGGTATAGCACTCGTGAGAGGGAGCTGA